From a region of the Solanum stenotomum isolate F172 chromosome 2, ASM1918654v1, whole genome shotgun sequence genome:
- the LOC125856699 gene encoding cytokinin dehydrogenase 1, translating to MKSSPTHFFFKHNSMLLRLLIFILGICSINRSNLCCDHLFATPSSFSVIQSSLKQLKIEGYFSFKNFDHVAKDFGNRYHFLPSAVLYPKSVSDISSTLKHIFDLGTTTDLTVAARGHGHSLEGQAQAYRGVVISMESLRAPAMRFHHAGELPFIDVSAGELWINILHESLKLGLTPKSWTDYLHLTVGGTLSNAGISGQAFKHGPQINNVYQLEVVTGKGEVITCSKEQNADLFYGVLGGLGQFGIITRARIALQPAPKKVKWIRVLYSDFSIFSNDQEQLISSKDSFDYVEGFVIINRTGLLNNWRSTFNPKDPLLARKFSSEGKVLYCLEVAKYFNPEDTPNTDQNIEVLLSKLNYIESTLFQSEVSYVEFLDRVHVSEMKLQEKGLWDVPHPWLNLLIPKSRIHDFAQEVFGKILTDTCHGPILIYPVNKSKWIKGTSMVTPEEDVMYLIAFLSSAMPSSTGKDGLEHILNKNKKILNFCNKAHIGMKQYLPHYTTQEDWKVHFGPRWETFARRKSTYDPLSILAPGHRIFERASLLQQQ from the exons ATGAAGTCATCACCAACTCATTTCTTCTTTAAACATAATAGTATGCTTCTAAGGCTTCTTATATTCATACTAGGCATTTGCTCAATAAACAGAAGTAACCTCTGTTGTGATCACCTTTTTGCCACCCCTTCAAGTTTCTCAGTGATTCAATCATCACTGAAACAGTTGAAGATTGAAGGGTACTTTAGTTTCAAGAATTTCGATCACGTCGCCAAGGATTTCGGCAACAGATATCACTTCCTTCCATCAGCTGTTCTGTACCCGAAATCGGTTTCAGACATATCATCCactttaaaacatatttttgacTTGGGAACAACAACTGACCTAACTGTTGCTGCTAGAGGACATGGTCACTCTCTAGAAGGACAAGCTCAAGCTTACCGGGGAGTAGTGATCAGCATGGAATCGCTTCGAGCACCAGCGATGCGTTTCCACCATGCAGGGGAACTGCCTTTTATTGATGTCTCTGCTGGAGAACTTTGGATAAACATCCTGCATGAAAGTCTTAAACTTGGATTAACACCAAAATCTTGGACTGATTATCTTCACCTTACAGTTGGAGGTACTTTGTCGAATGCCGGAATCAGCGGGCAAGCATTCAAACATGGACCTCAGATCAATAATGTCTACCAACTTGAAGTTGTCACTG GTAAAGGAGAGGTGATTACTTGTTCAAAGGAGCAGAATGCTGACCTGTTCTATGGTGTACTAGGAGGACTAGGCCAGTTTGGTATCATCACAAGGGCTAGGATTGCTCTTCAACCAGCACCTAAAAAG GTAAAGTGGATCAGAGTGCTGTATTCAGATTTCTCAATATTTTCCAATGATCAAGAACAGTTGATATCATCCAAGGATTCTTTCGACTATGTAGAAGGATTTGTTATTATCAACAGAACAGGATTGCTGAACAACTGGAGGTCTACTTTCAATCCTAAAGATCCACTTCTAGCCAGAAAGTTCAGTTCTGAAGGAAAAGTTCTCTACTGCCTAGAAGTTGCCAAATACTTCAATCCAGAAGACACCCCTAATACTGATCAG AATATTGAAGTCCTCTTATCTAAGTTGAATTATATCGAATCCACGCTGTTCCAATCAGAAGTCTCCTACGTGGAATTCCTCGACAGAGTCCACGTGTCCGAGATGAAACTCCAAGAGAAGGGGTTATGGGATGTCCCTCATCCATGGCTAAACCTTTTAATTCCAAAGAGCAGGATTCATGACTTTGCACAAGAAGTTTTTGGGAAGATTCTTACTGACACTTGCCATGGTCCTATACTCATCTACCCAGTCAACAAATCGAA ATGGATAAAAGGAACATCAATGGTTACGCCTGAAGAAGATGTCATGTATTTAATAGCATTTCTATCTTCTGCCATGCCATCTTCAACAGGAAAGGATGGACTAGAACATATTCTGAATAAGAATAAGAAGATACTGAACTTTTGCAATAAAGCACATATTGGAATGAAACAGTATTTGCCACATTACACTACACAGGAAGACTGGAAAGTTCACTTTGGCCCTCGATGGGAAACATTTGCTAGGAGGAAATCCACTTATGACCCTTTGTCTATCCTAGCTCCTGGACACAGAATTTTTGAAAGAGCATCACTCCTTCAACAACAATAA
- the LOC125856738 gene encoding uncharacterized protein LOC125856738 isoform X2, whose amino-acid sequence MDHDTLGASQAKSVGIESYRKMQQASVKETSEVNQGQGGKNVAAYVAPAHEKSHGDVNMEADITMDDVIRAGGLGARDDLNSVLPVAADTTDFEASIRDAWDYEGQRESITRPGLGWTEPAKK is encoded by the exons ATGGACCACGATACACTTGGAGCTTCACAAG CTAAGAGTGTAGGCATTGAGTCCTATAGAAAAATGCAGCAGGCTTCTGTGAAAGAGACATCTGAAGTGAATCAAGGTCAAGGTGGTAAAAACGTTGCAGCTTATGTGGCCCCAGCACATGAGAAATCTCATGGCGATGTAAACATGGAAGCAGATATCACTATGGATGACGTAATAAGAGCCGGAGGTCTAGGAGCAAGAGACGATTTAAATAGTGTTCTTCCTGTGGCAGCTGATACCACCGACTTTGAAGCTTCTATTCGTGATGCGTGGGACTACGAAGGGCAACGTGAAAGCATTACTCGACCAGGCCTTGGCTGGACAGAACCTGCAAAGAAATAG
- the LOC125856738 gene encoding uncharacterized protein LOC125856738 isoform X1, whose translation MDHDTLGASQAAAKSVGIESYRKMQQASVKETSEVNQGQGGKNVAAYVAPAHEKSHGDVNMEADITMDDVIRAGGLGARDDLNSVLPVAADTTDFEASIRDAWDYEGQRESITRPGLGWTEPAKK comes from the exons ATGGACCACGATACACTTGGAGCTTCACAAG CTGCAGCTAAGAGTGTAGGCATTGAGTCCTATAGAAAAATGCAGCAGGCTTCTGTGAAAGAGACATCTGAAGTGAATCAAGGTCAAGGTGGTAAAAACGTTGCAGCTTATGTGGCCCCAGCACATGAGAAATCTCATGGCGATGTAAACATGGAAGCAGATATCACTATGGATGACGTAATAAGAGCCGGAGGTCTAGGAGCAAGAGACGATTTAAATAGTGTTCTTCCTGTGGCAGCTGATACCACCGACTTTGAAGCTTCTATTCGTGATGCGTGGGACTACGAAGGGCAACGTGAAAGCATTACTCGACCAGGCCTTGGCTGGACAGAACCTGCAAAGAAATAG
- the LOC125856738 gene encoding uncharacterized protein LOC125856738 isoform X3 yields MQQASVKETSEVNQGQGGKNVAAYVAPAHEKSHGDVNMEADITMDDVIRAGGLGARDDLNSVLPVAADTTDFEASIRDAWDYEGQRESITRPGLGWTEPAKK; encoded by the coding sequence ATGCAGCAGGCTTCTGTGAAAGAGACATCTGAAGTGAATCAAGGTCAAGGTGGTAAAAACGTTGCAGCTTATGTGGCCCCAGCACATGAGAAATCTCATGGCGATGTAAACATGGAAGCAGATATCACTATGGATGACGTAATAAGAGCCGGAGGTCTAGGAGCAAGAGACGATTTAAATAGTGTTCTTCCTGTGGCAGCTGATACCACCGACTTTGAAGCTTCTATTCGTGATGCGTGGGACTACGAAGGGCAACGTGAAAGCATTACTCGACCAGGCCTTGGCTGGACAGAACCTGCAAAGAAATAG